The following proteins are encoded in a genomic region of Thermococcus henrietii:
- a CDS encoding type II toxin-antitoxin system HicA family toxin has translation MSKLPRLSGEEVVKVLTKKFGFEVSRQRGSHVVLVKYVDGRKIGTVVPLHKELKAGTLMGVLRLAQISKEDFIKALEDP, from the coding sequence ATGTCGAAGTTGCCAAGGCTCTCGGGTGAAGAAGTCGTTAAAGTGCTCACCAAAAAGTTCGGCTTCGAGGTGTCCCGCCAGAGGGGTAGCCACGTTGTCCTCGTTAAATACGTTGACGGCAGGAAAATAGGAACTGTGGTCCCGCTTCACAAAGAGTTAAAAGCTGGTACGTTGATGGGAGTCCTGAGACTTGCTCAAATAAGCAAGGAGGACTTTATCAAAGCGCTGGAAGACCCATAG